A stretch of Campylobacter volucris DNA encodes these proteins:
- a CDS encoding multifunctional tRNA nucleotidyl transferase/2'3'-cyclic phosphodiesterase/2'nucleotidase/phosphatase, with the protein MQKLKIDLKNNNDFLSIKKILQPHTKRAYLVGGCVRNSFLNLPSNDYDIEIYDIDPLKFDHLMTQLGAKGFGKSFFVYKYKNFDLALARYENKTSIGHKGFEVKICNDEKDGAKRRDFTLNALMVNIFDYKFYDFYDGLKDLNLKILRHINDESFIEDSLRILRAISFACRFDLNIADTTLALMQNMDISDLSRERINEELYKIFKTSNLDKAYEFFQILNLEDKIFYYKSYNDQNFKALLGMSQKYIKDEALFLYLYLNFFQISKDDFFKKTKIKKEFFKKSEQKFILDKISDFDLATIALEIKLCDWLGLWNKERIEQARKIRLFDKKFENKICAKDLIKQGYIGKDLGVKLRESKLEEIKKYLKELV; encoded by the coding sequence TTGCAAAAATTGAAGATAGACTTAAAAAATAACAACGATTTTTTAAGCATCAAAAAAATCTTACAACCTCATACTAAAAGAGCATATTTAGTAGGAGGTTGTGTAAGAAATTCTTTTTTAAATTTACCCAGCAATGATTATGATATAGAAATTTATGATATAGATCCTTTAAAATTTGATCATTTAATGACACAACTTGGCGCAAAAGGTTTTGGAAAAAGTTTTTTTGTGTATAAATATAAAAATTTTGATCTTGCGCTTGCAAGATATGAAAATAAAACTTCTATAGGCCATAAAGGCTTTGAAGTTAAAATTTGCAATGATGAAAAAGATGGTGCAAAAAGAAGAGATTTTACTCTTAATGCTTTGATGGTTAATATCTTTGATTATAAATTTTATGATTTTTATGATGGTTTGAAAGATTTAAATTTAAAAATATTAAGACATATAAATGATGAAAGCTTTATAGAAGATAGTTTGAGAATTTTGCGTGCTATTTCTTTTGCTTGTCGTTTTGATTTAAATATAGCTGATACTACTTTAGCTTTAATGCAAAATATGGATATTAGCGATCTTTCAAGAGAAAGAATCAATGAAGAGCTTTATAAAATTTTTAAAACTTCAAATTTAGACAAAGCTTATGAATTTTTTCAAATTTTAAATTTAGAAGATAAAATTTTTTATTATAAAAGTTATAATGATCAAAATTTTAAAGCATTGCTTGGTATGAGTCAAAAATACATCAAAGATGAGGCTTTGTTTTTATATTTGTATTTAAATTTTTTTCAAATTTCAAAAGATGATTTTTTTAAAAAAACTAAAATCAAAAAAGAATTTTTTAAAAAAAGCGAACAAAAATTTATTTTAGATAAAATAAGTGATTTTGATTTGGCTACAATTGCTTTAGAAATTAAGCTTTGTGATTGGCTAGGTCTGTGGAATAAAGAGCGTATCGAGCAAGCTAGGAAAATAAGATTATTTGATAAAAAATTTGAAAATAAGATTTGTGCTAAAGATTTAATAAAACAAGGTTATATTGGAAAAGATCTTGGAGTAAAACTTCGCGAGAGTAAGCTTGAAGAAATTAAAAAATATTTAAAGGAGTTAGTGTGA
- a CDS encoding invasion antigen D, which produces MNIEDLAKKAISEVNLELDNKNTKNDEFAPMVEEIPQVQEEPKEQDMQIKEELNKVTQELMQELDQLEVKIAEEKPVLKIEELVAKEEPIQNNEEFFLKNLRERILVLFEGLKNTKDEHLEKRLDITITFLEFLLAKIEDRLKK; this is translated from the coding sequence ATGAATATCGAAGATTTAGCAAAAAAAGCAATTAGTGAAGTAAATTTAGAGCTTGATAACAAAAATACCAAAAACGATGAATTTGCTCCTATGGTAGAAGAAATTCCTCAAGTCCAAGAAGAACCAAAAGAGCAAGATATGCAAATCAAAGAAGAGCTTAATAAAGTAACACAAGAGCTCATGCAAGAACTTGATCAATTAGAAGTAAAAATTGCTGAAGAAAAACCTGTTTTAAAGATCGAAGAACTTGTTGCAAAAGAAGAACCTATACAAAATAATGAAGAGTTTTTTCTAAAAAATCTTAGAGAAAGAATTTTAGTATTGTTTGAAGGTTTAAAAAACACCAAAGATGAACATTTAGAAAAGAGATTAGATATAACTATAACTTTTTTAGAGTTTTTACTTGCAAAAATTGAAGATAGACTTAAAAAATAA
- a CDS encoding MFS transporter, with the protein MMQISYKKIFWINVFIVIVVALNLRAPITSLGPMIEHIKEYYNINSALAGMLTALPLIAFGFVSFFVSYFSQVRALLFALLLILIGEIIRSYGGKIGLFSGVFFIGSGIAIANVLLPSFIKEKFSKKSSNIMGLYSLFLGISSIVGVALSLPLLNIFNIKEAMIFWIIFAFLAIIFYLPHLKNKRLIRNQNKKYINLDIFKSLDAWKITILMGLQSFLSYSLFAWLSVIISQKGYDIGFGSNILLLSQIIGLPVAFLTPVILGKIQYKIRIFYILSLSIAYFLSFCMLLFFDSKVALFCVAFLIGCGSSGIFTITLLLIATKSSNTAIAAKLSAMSQGIGYLIAAQAPWVIGIFHDKFGNFNFGLLLLILVGILLNIFVFLAYNAKVIK; encoded by the coding sequence ATGATGCAAATTTCTTACAAAAAAATCTTTTGGATTAATGTTTTTATAGTAATTGTCGTTGCTTTAAATCTTAGAGCACCTATAACCTCTTTAGGACCTATGATAGAACATATCAAAGAATATTATAACATCAACTCAGCTTTAGCAGGAATGCTTACAGCTTTACCTTTAATCGCCTTTGGTTTTGTTTCGTTTTTTGTATCATATTTTTCTCAAGTTAGAGCTTTATTGTTTGCTTTATTGTTAATTTTAATAGGAGAGATTATACGCAGCTATGGAGGAAAAATAGGTTTATTTTCGGGTGTGTTTTTTATAGGTAGTGGTATAGCTATTGCAAATGTTTTATTACCTAGTTTTATTAAAGAAAAATTTTCGAAAAAATCTTCCAATATCATGGGGCTATATAGTTTATTTTTGGGAATTTCTTCTATTGTTGGAGTAGCTTTATCTTTGCCTTTGTTAAATATTTTTAATATTAAAGAAGCAATGATTTTTTGGATAATTTTTGCATTTTTAGCAATTATTTTTTATCTACCTCATTTAAAAAATAAAAGATTAATCCGAAATCAAAATAAAAAATATATTAATTTAGATATTTTCAAAAGCTTAGATGCTTGGAAAATAACTATATTAATGGGGCTTCAAAGTTTTTTATCCTATAGTCTTTTTGCATGGCTTAGTGTGATAATAAGTCAAAAAGGTTATGATATTGGTTTTGGTTCTAATATTTTATTATTATCTCAAATCATAGGTCTTCCTGTGGCTTTTTTAACTCCTGTAATTTTAGGAAAAATTCAATACAAAATTAGAATTTTTTATATTTTATCTTTAAGTATTGCGTATTTTTTGAGTTTTTGTATGCTTTTGTTTTTTGATTCTAAAGTTGCTTTATTTTGTGTTGCATTTTTAATAGGATGTGGATCAAGTGGTATTTTTACTATAACTTTGCTTTTAATAGCTACCAAAAGTTCAAACACAGCCATAGCAGCAAAACTTTCTGCAATGTCACAAGGGATAGGGTATTTAATAGCAGCTCAAGCTCCTTGGGTTATAGGGATTTTTCATGATAAATTTGGAAATTTTAATTTTGGTTTATTATTATTGATTTTGGTTGGAATTTTGTTGAATATTTTTGTATTTTTAGCTTATAATGCAAAGGTAATCAAATAA
- a CDS encoding chaperone NapD: MNLSSVLIVSKKEKIEQIKEKIEKVPFCSVELVQDDKIVVIIESENLEDELSAYKNLEKLDDIISINMVFSYQDLDEEREKILKANFQADDFNEKLKKDNLEYYGNIYKKF; this comes from the coding sequence ATGAATCTTTCTAGTGTTTTGATTGTAAGTAAAAAAGAAAAAATTGAACAAATTAAAGAAAAAATTGAAAAAGTTCCATTTTGCAGTGTGGAATTGGTTCAAGATGATAAGATTGTTGTGATAATAGAAAGTGAAAATTTAGAAGATGAATTAAGTGCTTATAAAAATTTAGAAAAACTTGATGATATTATAAGTATTAATATGGTTTTTTCCTATCAAGATTTAGATGAAGAAAGAGAAAAAATTTTAAAAGCAAATTTTCAAGCAGATGATTTTAATGAAAAACTAAAAAAAGACAATCTAGAATATTATGGTAATATCTATAAAAAGTTTTAG
- a CDS encoding nitrate reductase accessory protein translates to MRVVFFILLVWVCAFSYELKLNSNLNTIKLVDEKLLIGLDNGEILSFSIKDKKIHTITQLAKIKNFYEENANARIYSIDFFKNSILVLSEGDFGSKNINIYKDNQLTSFKLSNDGVKKALFLDENTILLALLGSGIEILDLKTKNTIKKFTFSTSSLSDVVLNDDKNTLVAGFESGQIIVFDLKKFQIVKNYKNIHKDNIYQLDFKNKTIVSCGTDRKLGIVKNGEEKSLERDFLIYTCALNFNASIAIFGDNEKNTIELVDTNTLQTIKTFQNKDFLLEYLIFLNDHEFISAGYENTIIFWSINESF, encoded by the coding sequence ATGAGAGTAGTATTTTTCATCTTATTGGTTTGGGTTTGTGCATTTTCATATGAATTAAAACTAAATTCTAATCTAAATACTATAAAATTAGTAGATGAAAAACTACTTATAGGACTTGATAATGGAGAAATTTTAAGTTTCTCCATTAAAGATAAAAAAATTCATACTATCACCCAACTAGCTAAGATTAAAAATTTTTATGAAGAAAATGCTAATGCTAGAATTTATAGCATTGATTTTTTTAAAAATAGTATATTGGTTTTAAGCGAAGGAGATTTTGGTAGTAAAAATATAAATATTTACAAAGACAATCAATTAACAAGTTTTAAACTTTCAAATGATGGGGTAAAAAAAGCTTTGTTTTTGGATGAAAATACTATTTTGTTAGCTTTATTAGGATCTGGTATTGAAATTTTAGATTTGAAAACAAAAAATACTATTAAAAAATTTACTTTTTCTACTTCAAGCTTAAGCGATGTTGTTTTAAATGACGATAAAAATACTTTGGTTGCTGGTTTTGAAAGTGGCCAGATTATAGTTTTTGACTTAAAAAAATTTCAAATTGTGAAAAATTATAAAAATATACATAAAGATAATATTTATCAATTAGATTTTAAAAATAAAACCATAGTTAGCTGTGGAACTGATAGAAAATTAGGTATTGTAAAAAATGGTGAAGAAAAAAGCTTAGAAAGGGATTTTTTGATATACACTTGTGCTTTAAATTTTAATGCGAGTATAGCTATTTTTGGAGATAATGAAAAAAATACCATAGAACTTGTCGATACAAATACCTTACAAACTATAAAAACATTTCAAAATAAGGATTTTTTGTTAGAATATCTTATATTTTTAAATGATCATGAATTTATCAGTGCAGGTTATGAAAATACAATAATATTTTGGAGTATAAATGAATCTTTCTAG
- a CDS encoding periplasmic nitrate reductase, small subunit, cytochrome c550 protein, whose product MKNKIFLSLAAAVFISACGFAVNSVDSKDLGLRKTSLESENVKLLDVKYSQASAGEAVLIERSFENAPPLIPHTLDGMLPIVKDNNICLSCHDQSVAKDVGATPLPKSHYFDFRKNKSTKDMISEARFNCTQCHVPQSDAKPLVGNSFKAQFKNEELKKKSNLLDVLNEGVK is encoded by the coding sequence ATGAAAAATAAAATCTTTTTATCCTTAGCAGCAGCTGTTTTTATAAGTGCATGTGGGTTTGCTGTTAATAGTGTTGATTCAAAAGATTTGGGTTTAAGAAAAACAAGTTTAGAAAGTGAAAATGTAAAATTATTAGATGTGAAGTATTCTCAAGCATCTGCAGGAGAAGCTGTTTTAATAGAAAGATCATTTGAAAATGCTCCTCCATTGATCCCGCATACTTTAGATGGTATGTTGCCTATAGTTAAAGATAACAATATCTGTTTAAGCTGTCATGATCAATCAGTTGCTAAAGATGTTGGTGCTACGCCACTTCCTAAGAGTCATTATTTTGATTTTAGAAAAAACAAATCTACTAAAGATATGATAAGCGAAGCTAGGTTTAATTGTACTCAATGCCATGTGCCACAAAGTGACGCAAAGCCTTTGGTAGGAAATAGTTTTAAAGCTCAATTTAAAAACGAAGAATTAAAGAAAAAATCTAATCTTTTAGATGTTTTAAATGAGGGTGTGAAATAA
- the napH gene encoding quinol dehydrogenase ferredoxin subunit NapH, with the protein MKYLILRRMVQFSILILFSLSACSFILKGNLSSSVLFSTIPLSDPFALLQLMLASLQVDLAVLSGALVIFCFYAIFAGRAYCAWVCPVNIITDFANFIRIKFKLSPIKTINVNKNLRYYVLFLVLLFSFILSFPVFEEFSYIGIIQRGIIFGGISWIFIALIIFCIDAFLSPRFTCSYFCPLGAFWALVSRFSLLKVRYNLQKCTKCYKCINVCPEKQVLWMIGKKDQDVTLGECIRCGRCIDVCGDDALGFSIINLRRENEK; encoded by the coding sequence ATGAAATATCTTATTTTAAGAAGAATGGTGCAATTTTCTATTTTAATATTATTTTCTTTAAGTGCATGTAGTTTTATCTTAAAAGGAAATTTAAGCTCTTCGGTTTTATTTTCAACCATACCACTTAGCGATCCTTTTGCACTTTTACAACTTATGTTGGCAAGTTTGCAAGTGGATTTAGCAGTTTTAAGTGGAGCTTTGGTGATATTTTGCTTTTATGCTATTTTTGCTGGAAGAGCATATTGTGCTTGGGTTTGTCCTGTAAATATCATAACAGATTTTGCAAATTTTATTAGAATAAAATTTAAGCTTAGTCCGATAAAAACAATCAATGTAAATAAAAATTTGCGTTATTATGTATTGTTTTTGGTATTGCTTTTTTCTTTTATTTTATCTTTTCCTGTATTTGAAGAATTTTCTTATATAGGCATTATCCAAAGAGGGATTATATTTGGTGGAATTTCTTGGATATTTATAGCATTGATTATTTTTTGCATCGATGCTTTTTTAAGTCCTAGATTTACATGTTCTTATTTTTGTCCTTTGGGTGCTTTTTGGGCTTTAGTGTCTCGTTTTTCACTTTTAAAAGTAAGATATAATTTGCAAAAATGCACAAAATGCTATAAGTGTATTAATGTATGCCCTGAAAAACAAGTACTTTGGATGATAGGTAAAAAAGATCAAGATGTCACTTTAGGTGAATGTATAAGATGTGGAAGATGTATTGATGTTTGCGGTGATGATGCTTTAGGTTTTAGTATAATAAATTTAAGGAGAGAAAATGAAAAATAA
- the napG gene encoding ferredoxin-type protein NapG yields the protein MSNRREFLAFSFKLLCIGSGSAFLASLAISSVQGYFLRPPGADDEKRFLSKCIRCGLCVKACPYDILKLATLQEKPANGTPYFIARKDPCRLCEDIPCIRDCPTDALDRKYLEQKDGIYKTKMGIAIIDSASCVAYWGIQCDACYRACPLIDKALKLESKRNDRTAKHAFLLPVVDHEVCVGCGFCEKVCITQKPAIKILPREFVLGEAGNNYIKGWDEKDEKRLQDVNTEKKFDKNKAKDYLNDGELL from the coding sequence ATGAGCAATAGAAGAGAATTTTTAGCTTTTAGCTTTAAACTTTTATGCATAGGCAGTGGCAGTGCATTTTTGGCAAGTTTAGCCATTAGCTCTGTTCAAGGATATTTTTTAAGACCTCCTGGAGCAGATGATGAGAAGAGATTTTTGTCAAAATGTATAAGATGTGGCCTTTGTGTGAAAGCTTGTCCTTATGATATTTTAAAATTAGCTACTTTGCAAGAAAAACCTGCAAATGGTACGCCTTATTTTATAGCTAGGAAAGATCCATGTAGGTTATGCGAAGATATCCCTTGTATTAGAGATTGTCCTACTGATGCGCTAGATCGTAAATATTTAGAGCAAAAAGATGGAATTTATAAAACAAAAATGGGCATAGCTATTATTGATAGTGCAAGCTGTGTAGCTTATTGGGGAATTCAATGTGATGCTTGTTATAGAGCCTGTCCTTTGATAGATAAAGCTTTAAAATTAGAATCAAAGCGTAATGATAGGACAGCAAAGCATGCATTTTTACTTCCTGTGGTTGATCATGAAGTTTGCGTAGGATGTGGATTTTGTGAAAAAGTTTGCATAACTCAAAAACCAGCTATTAAAATTTTACCTAGAGAATTTGTTTTAGGAGAAGCTGGAAATAACTACATTAAAGGTTGGGATGAAAAGGATGAGAAGCGTTTGCAAGATGTAAATACAGAGAAAAAATTTGACAAAAATAAAGCTAAAGATTATCTTAATGATGGAGAATTGTTATGA
- the napA gene encoding periplasmic nitrate reductase subunit alpha: MNRRDFIKNTAIASACGVAGLSVPSSVLANTENKWRWDKAVCRFCGTGCGILVASLDGKIVAVKGDPAAPVNRGLNCIKGYFNAKIMYGEDRLVTPLLRVNAQGEYDKNGKFQQVSWQRAFDEMEKQFKKAYKEKGVEGIGVFASGQYTIQEGYAAAKLVKAGFRSNNIDPNARHCMASAVVGFMQTFGVDEPSGCYDDIELTDTIITWGANMAEMHPILWSRVSDRKLSNLDKVKIVNLSTFSNRTSHIADTEIIFKPNTDLAIWNYIAREIVYNHPEAMDKEFIEKHCIFATGYADIGYGMRNNPNHPKFKASEKDTVAKQNSIILDDEEAVSLAYLGVKAGDKFEMKHQNTPDAHWEISFEEFKKALEPYTLDYVAKVAKGNEDESIDEFKKKLQELANLYIEKNRKVVSFWTMGFNQHTRGSWVNEQAYMVHFLLGKQAKPGSGAFSLTGQPSACGTAREVGTFSHRLPADMVVANAKHREISEKIWKVPAKTINPKPGAPYLNIMRDLEDGKIKFAWVQVNNPWQNTANANHWINAARNMDNFIVVSDCYPGISAKVADLILPSAMIYEKWGAYGNAERRTQHWKQQVLPVGEAMSDTWQILEFSKRFKLKEVWDETKVNDKLTLPSVLEEAKAMGYSEDDTLYDVLFANKEAKSFKAKDPIAKGFDNSEVNGDERKVIGSDGKEFDGYGFFVQKYLWEEYRKFGLGHGHDLADFDTYHKVRGLRWPVVNGKETQWRFNTKFDYYAKKAAPNSDFAFYGEFAKELPKGDLLAPQTQEKYSLKNKAKIFFRPFMKAPERPNEEYPFWLCTGRVLEHWHSGTMTMRVPELFRAVPEALCYMNEDDAKKMQIAQGDIVWVQSRRGKVKARVDLRGRNQPSKGLVYVPWFDENVYINKVTLDATCPLSKQTDFKKCAVKITKA; this comes from the coding sequence ATGAACAGAAGGGACTTCATTAAAAATACCGCTATTGCAAGTGCTTGCGGTGTTGCAGGTCTTAGTGTTCCAAGTAGTGTACTTGCAAATACTGAGAACAAATGGCGTTGGGATAAAGCTGTTTGTAGATTTTGTGGCACAGGATGTGGAATATTAGTTGCAAGTTTAGATGGTAAAATTGTTGCTGTAAAAGGCGATCCTGCAGCTCCAGTAAATCGCGGGTTAAATTGTATTAAAGGTTATTTTAATGCAAAAATTATGTATGGTGAAGATCGTTTAGTCACTCCTTTACTTCGTGTAAATGCACAAGGAGAATACGATAAAAACGGAAAATTCCAACAAGTTTCTTGGCAAAGAGCTTTTGATGAGATGGAAAAACAATTTAAAAAAGCTTACAAAGAAAAAGGCGTTGAGGGTATTGGAGTTTTTGCAAGTGGTCAATACACTATACAAGAAGGATATGCTGCTGCTAAGCTTGTAAAAGCTGGTTTTAGATCAAACAATATTGATCCAAATGCTAGACATTGTATGGCTAGTGCTGTTGTTGGTTTTATGCAAACTTTTGGAGTTGATGAGCCTTCTGGTTGTTATGATGATATAGAACTTACAGATACTATCATTACTTGGGGTGCGAATATGGCAGAAATGCATCCGATTTTATGGTCAAGAGTAAGTGATAGAAAATTGAGCAATTTAGATAAAGTTAAAATTGTAAATTTATCTACTTTTTCTAATAGAACTTCTCATATAGCTGATACTGAAATTATTTTTAAACCAAATACGGATTTGGCTATTTGGAATTATATAGCAAGAGAAATTGTTTATAATCACCCTGAAGCTATGGATAAAGAATTTATTGAAAAACATTGTATTTTTGCTACAGGTTATGCTGATATTGGTTATGGCATGAGAAATAATCCAAACCATCCTAAATTTAAAGCTAGTGAAAAAGATACAGTGGCTAAGCAAAATTCTATCATTTTAGATGATGAAGAAGCTGTTTCTTTAGCATATTTAGGTGTTAAAGCAGGTGATAAATTCGAAATGAAACACCAAAATACTCCTGATGCACATTGGGAAATTTCTTTTGAAGAATTTAAAAAAGCTTTAGAGCCTTATACGCTTGATTATGTAGCAAAGGTTGCTAAGGGCAATGAAGATGAAAGCATTGATGAATTTAAGAAAAAATTACAAGAATTAGCAAATTTATATATAGAGAAAAATAGAAAAGTTGTTAGTTTTTGGACCATGGGCTTTAATCAACACACTCGCGGTAGCTGGGTAAATGAACAAGCTTATATGGTGCATTTTTTACTTGGAAAACAAGCAAAACCAGGAAGTGGAGCTTTTTCTTTAACAGGTCAACCAAGTGCTTGTGGAACAGCAAGAGAAGTAGGGACATTCTCTCATCGTTTGCCTGCTGATATGGTTGTAGCAAATGCTAAACATAGAGAAATTTCAGAAAAAATTTGGAAAGTTCCTGCAAAAACCATTAATCCAAAACCAGGTGCACCTTATCTTAATATAATGAGAGATCTAGAAGATGGAAAAATTAAATTTGCTTGGGTTCAAGTAAATAATCCATGGCAAAATACTGCAAATGCAAATCACTGGATTAATGCTGCTAGAAATATGGATAATTTTATAGTTGTAAGTGATTGTTATCCAGGAATTAGTGCAAAAGTTGCTGATTTAATTTTGCCTAGTGCTATGATTTATGAAAAATGGGGTGCTTATGGTAATGCTGAAAGAAGAACTCAGCACTGGAAACAACAAGTTTTACCAGTAGGTGAAGCTATGAGTGATACTTGGCAAATTTTAGAATTTTCTAAACGCTTTAAATTAAAAGAAGTTTGGGATGAGACTAAGGTAAATGATAAATTGACTTTACCAAGTGTATTAGAAGAAGCTAAAGCTATGGGATATAGTGAAGATGATACTTTATATGATGTATTATTTGCCAATAAAGAAGCAAAATCTTTCAAAGCAAAAGATCCTATCGCAAAAGGATTTGACAATAGCGAAGTAAATGGCGATGAGAGAAAAGTTATCGGAAGTGATGGTAAAGAATTTGATGGATATGGGTTTTTTGTTCAAAAATATTTATGGGAAGAATATCGCAAATTTGGTTTAGGTCATGGACATGATTTAGCCGATTTTGACACTTACCATAAAGTAAGAGGTTTAAGATGGCCTGTTGTAAATGGCAAAGAAACTCAATGGAGATTTAATACTAAATTTGATTATTATGCGAAAAAAGCTGCTCCAAATTCAGATTTTGCTTTTTATGGTGAATTTGCAAAAGAATTACCAAAAGGCGATTTATTAGCTCCACAAACTCAAGAAAAGTATAGCTTAAAAAATAAAGCAAAAATTTTCTTTAGACCATTTATGAAAGCACCAGAAAGACCAAATGAAGAATATCCATTTTGGTTATGCACAGGTAGGGTGTTAGAGCATTGGCATAGTGGGACAATGACTATGAGAGTTCCTGAACTTTTCCGTGCAGTCCCTGAAGCGCTTTGTTATATGAATGAAGATGATGCTAAAAAAATGCAAATTGCTCAAGGTGATATAGTATGGGTACAATCACGCCGTGGTAAAGTAAAAGCAAGAGTGGATTTACGCGGTAGAAATCAACCATCTAAAGGACTTGTGTATGTGCCTTGGTTTGATGAGAATGTATATATAAACAAGGTTACGCTTGATGCGACTTGTCCATTATCTAAGCAAACTGATTTTAAAAAGTGTGCAGTAAAAATTACTAAAGCATAA
- the flgG gene encoding flagellar basal-body rod protein FlgG has protein sequence MLRSLYTAASGMVSQQTQIDVTSNNISNVNTVGYKKSRAEFADLMYQTMKYAGTSTSSTTKHPSGIEVGLGSRVTAISKIFSEGSLKQTSTAGLDMAIAGNNGFFQIQMPDGTIAYTRNGQFTKDAEGNIVNSDGYRLLPEMTIPEDATAINVASDGTVSVMQPGNTAETQIGQIELVNFINPAGLHALGDNLLVETDASGAPIAGIAGENGFSPIKHGFVELSNVQLVEEMTDLITGQRAYEAGSKAITTSDDMLGIVNQLKR, from the coding sequence CACAGCAGCATCAGGGATGGTGTCACAGCAAACTCAAATTGATGTTACTTCAAACAATATTTCAAATGTAAATACAGTTGGTTATAAAAAGTCTCGTGCAGAATTTGCAGATTTGATGTATCAAACTATGAAATACGCAGGTACTTCAACTTCAAGTACAACTAAACATCCAAGTGGTATAGAAGTAGGTCTTGGTTCAAGAGTAACTGCAATTAGTAAGATTTTTAGCGAAGGTAGTTTAAAACAAACTTCTACTGCAGGTCTTGATATGGCAATTGCTGGAAATAATGGATTTTTCCAAATTCAAATGCCTGATGGAACTATAGCTTATACTAGAAATGGTCAATTTACAAAGGATGCTGAAGGAAATATTGTAAATTCAGATGGTTATAGACTTTTACCTGAAATGACCATACCAGAAGATGCAACTGCTATAAATGTTGCAAGTGATGGAACTGTTTCAGTAATGCAGCCAGGAAATACTGCTGAAACCCAAATAGGTCAAATTGAGCTTGTAAATTTTATCAATCCAGCAGGATTACATGCTTTAGGGGATAATCTTTTGGTAGAAACTGATGCAAGTGGAGCTCCTATTGCAGGTATTGCAGGTGAAAATGGTTTTTCTCCTATTAAACACGGCTTTGTTGAGCTTAGCAATGTTCAACTTGTAGAAGAAATGACTGATCTAATCACAGGCCAAAGAGCTTATGAAGCAGGTTCAAAAGCAATTACTACAAGTGATGATATGCTTGGAATAGTAAATCAATTAAAACGCTAA